In Daucus carota subsp. sativus chromosome 4, DH1 v3.0, whole genome shotgun sequence, one DNA window encodes the following:
- the LOC108215657 gene encoding receptor-like cytosolic serine/threonine-protein kinase RBK1 isoform X1, translated as MDPEEVQNQENPETLVENDEKQGEMMINEDSDEKQGEMMTNEDSDEKQGEMMINEDNNEKQGEMMINEDSHVEDPSPGVLETPNSGPECDNTLVDKLPDNDETFETALSSPLQSPSSGNVNNNIPINIHGVVQLKSMFDNIKKKSVKRLTSTSIANYYEQSRKSIRWKLGRSQASEDSLEWMIPKPSWRNFTLQELEAATKKFSPAKLLGKGGHAEVYKGLLPDGQIVAVKRITKKEKKDEDRAKEFLSELGIIAHINHPNAAKLIGFGTENGLYLVLQYAPNGSLGSLLHGNSKKTLDWNRRFKVALGIADGLKYLHSDCQRRIIHRDITASNILLSEDYEPEISDFGLAKWLPENWLHHVVSPIEGTFGYMAPEYFMHGIVHEKTDVFAFGVILLELITGRRAVDSRRQSLVKWAMPFLENNNVQGLVDPRLGDDYDIIEMERAVSAASLCVQQSTDTRPNMSTVCHLLRGESNEVDMEHQNSSRGKSVMVDALSTEDYNSTAYLKDLDRHKELMME; from the exons ATGGACCCTGAGGAAG TGCAGAACCAGGAAAATCCAGAAACATTGGTAGAAAATGATGAAAAACAAGGAGAAATGATGATAAATGAGGACAGCGATGAAAAACAAGGAGAAATGATGACAAATGAGGACAGCGATGAAAAACAAGGAGAAATGATGATAAATGAGGACAACAATGAAAAACAAGGAGAAATGATGATAAATGAGGACAGCCATGTTGAAGATCCATCTCCAGGGGTACTAGAGACTCCTAATTCAGGTCCAGAATGTGATAACACTTTAGTCGACAAATTGCCAGATAATGATGAAACATTTGAGACTGCATTATCATCACCGTTGCAATCACCCTCTAGTGGTAATGTTAACAATAATATTCCCATCAATATTCATGGTGTGGTGCAGTTAAAGAGCATGTTTGATAACATAAAGAAGAAATCTGTGAAAAGATTAACTTCAACTTCAATTGCAAACTATTATGAACAATCGAGGAAGAGTATTAGATGGAAGCTTGGTAGAAGCCAAGCATCAGAGGATTCCTTGGAATGGATGATACCAAAGCCATCTTGGAGGAATTTTACTCTGCAAGAGCTTGAGGCTGCCACTAAGAAATTTAGCCCTG CTAAGTTGCTCGGGAAAGGTGGTCATGCAGAAGTGTATAAAGGTCTCTTACCAGATGGTCAAATTGTCGCGGTGAAGAGGATAACGAAGAAGGAGAAAAAAGACGAGGACAGGGCTAAAGAGTTTCTTAGCGAGCTTGGGATAATTGCTCATATTAACCATCCAAATGCTGCTAAGCTAATTGGATTTGGGACTGAAAATGGTTTATACCTTGTTCTCCAATATGCTCCTAATGGCAGCCTTGGTTCTTTACTACATG GAAATTCAAAGAAGACCTTGGATTGGAATAGAAGGTTTAAGGTGGCACTTGGAATAGCTGATGGTTTGAAGTATCTCCATAGTGATTGTCAGAGGCGGATAATACATAGGGACATCACCGCCTCAAATATACTGTTATCAGAAGATTATGAACCTGAG ATATCGGATTTTGGGCTAGCGAAATGGCTGCCAGAGAATTGGCTTCATCACGTTGTATCACCTATTGAGGGGACTTTTGG ATATATGGCCCCTGAATATTTCATGCATGGAATCGTTCATGAAAAGACTGATGTGTTTGCATTTGGAGTTATATTACTAGAGCTCATAACAGGGCGTCGTGCAGTTGACTCTAGACGACAAAGCCTTGTGAAGTGG GCAATGCCATTTCTGGAGAATAACAATGTACAAGGACTAGTAGATCCTCGATTAGGTGATGACTATGACATTATTGAAATGGAACGGGCAGTTTCAGCAGCTTCCTTGTGCGTTCAACAGTCAACTGATACGCGTCCAAACATGAGCACG GTTTGTCATTTATTGAGAGGTGAAAGTAATGAAGTAGATATGGAACACCAAAATTCCAGCAGAGGAAAATCAGTTATGGTAGATGCTCTGAGCACAGAAGACTATAATTCAACAGCTTACCTCAAGGATCTTGATCGCCATAAAGAACTTATGATGGAGTAA
- the LOC108215657 gene encoding receptor-like cytosolic serine/threonine-protein kinase RBK1 isoform X2 translates to MMINEDSDEKQGEMMTNEDSDEKQGEMMINEDNNEKQGEMMINEDSHVEDPSPGVLETPNSGPECDNTLVDKLPDNDETFETALSSPLQSPSSGNVNNNIPINIHGVVQLKSMFDNIKKKSVKRLTSTSIANYYEQSRKSIRWKLGRSQASEDSLEWMIPKPSWRNFTLQELEAATKKFSPAKLLGKGGHAEVYKGLLPDGQIVAVKRITKKEKKDEDRAKEFLSELGIIAHINHPNAAKLIGFGTENGLYLVLQYAPNGSLGSLLHGNSKKTLDWNRRFKVALGIADGLKYLHSDCQRRIIHRDITASNILLSEDYEPEISDFGLAKWLPENWLHHVVSPIEGTFGYMAPEYFMHGIVHEKTDVFAFGVILLELITGRRAVDSRRQSLVKWAMPFLENNNVQGLVDPRLGDDYDIIEMERAVSAASLCVQQSTDTRPNMSTVCHLLRGESNEVDMEHQNSSRGKSVMVDALSTEDYNSTAYLKDLDRHKELMME, encoded by the exons ATGATGATAAATGAGGACAGCGATGAAAAACAAGGAGAAATGATGACAAATGAGGACAGCGATGAAAAACAAGGAGAAATGATGATAAATGAGGACAACAATGAAAAACAAGGAGAAATGATGATAAATGAGGACAGCCATGTTGAAGATCCATCTCCAGGGGTACTAGAGACTCCTAATTCAGGTCCAGAATGTGATAACACTTTAGTCGACAAATTGCCAGATAATGATGAAACATTTGAGACTGCATTATCATCACCGTTGCAATCACCCTCTAGTGGTAATGTTAACAATAATATTCCCATCAATATTCATGGTGTGGTGCAGTTAAAGAGCATGTTTGATAACATAAAGAAGAAATCTGTGAAAAGATTAACTTCAACTTCAATTGCAAACTATTATGAACAATCGAGGAAGAGTATTAGATGGAAGCTTGGTAGAAGCCAAGCATCAGAGGATTCCTTGGAATGGATGATACCAAAGCCATCTTGGAGGAATTTTACTCTGCAAGAGCTTGAGGCTGCCACTAAGAAATTTAGCCCTG CTAAGTTGCTCGGGAAAGGTGGTCATGCAGAAGTGTATAAAGGTCTCTTACCAGATGGTCAAATTGTCGCGGTGAAGAGGATAACGAAGAAGGAGAAAAAAGACGAGGACAGGGCTAAAGAGTTTCTTAGCGAGCTTGGGATAATTGCTCATATTAACCATCCAAATGCTGCTAAGCTAATTGGATTTGGGACTGAAAATGGTTTATACCTTGTTCTCCAATATGCTCCTAATGGCAGCCTTGGTTCTTTACTACATG GAAATTCAAAGAAGACCTTGGATTGGAATAGAAGGTTTAAGGTGGCACTTGGAATAGCTGATGGTTTGAAGTATCTCCATAGTGATTGTCAGAGGCGGATAATACATAGGGACATCACCGCCTCAAATATACTGTTATCAGAAGATTATGAACCTGAG ATATCGGATTTTGGGCTAGCGAAATGGCTGCCAGAGAATTGGCTTCATCACGTTGTATCACCTATTGAGGGGACTTTTGG ATATATGGCCCCTGAATATTTCATGCATGGAATCGTTCATGAAAAGACTGATGTGTTTGCATTTGGAGTTATATTACTAGAGCTCATAACAGGGCGTCGTGCAGTTGACTCTAGACGACAAAGCCTTGTGAAGTGG GCAATGCCATTTCTGGAGAATAACAATGTACAAGGACTAGTAGATCCTCGATTAGGTGATGACTATGACATTATTGAAATGGAACGGGCAGTTTCAGCAGCTTCCTTGTGCGTTCAACAGTCAACTGATACGCGTCCAAACATGAGCACG GTTTGTCATTTATTGAGAGGTGAAAGTAATGAAGTAGATATGGAACACCAAAATTCCAGCAGAGGAAAATCAGTTATGGTAGATGCTCTGAGCACAGAAGACTATAATTCAACAGCTTACCTCAAGGATCTTGATCGCCATAAAGAACTTATGATGGAGTAA